One segment of Elusimicrobiota bacterium DNA contains the following:
- a CDS encoding sulfatase-like hydrolase/transferase: MRKLSLRRPDAALVDRDFLIDSLHLFGLVNFALAQPLYDLLARHAIFFVMRESSGADIVALTLTLSLLVPALLVCSEWIAGRRGEKPRRRVHGFWVALLAAAVFLPPVKKVAAGFLPGAGLISAACVLGAWTLILLRRFRPARTFLTALSLAAAAFPCLFLAAQPIRNMLVSGVESVFYTHVAKPAPVVFVVFDEFDRSSLLNERRRIDAVRYPHFAALAKDSTWFREATGVSDGTSLALPAILTGSYPGLDGHLPLTYSYYPRNLFTLLGRTYEMNVFGSARKMCPSPLCKEEAFIEDAAQRMRGLILDCFLVYLHIVLPEDIVFILPSITQKWKNFRGDQSQELHDGPLAVYGKFMDSLAPAGGRPALYFAHITLPHATWRFFPSGRAYAAPDEIPDGFDLQNGLCSRDDWLVTQAHQRYLLQVGFVDHLLGDLVAKLKALGLYDQSLIIVTADHGVNIRPGMHNRKLSKVNAAELLYVPLFVKAPNQRAALVSDRNVETIDIIATVAELLGIAIPWPMDGQSAFDTNRPERRKKIAVTSVKPRKMIFHAPLQDAAEAFKRRAAVFGSGTPWREIFNIGSRKEIIERSAEALADGDSPDLTVVVERENRYARVDPGSDDVPCLIRGRLSGPRARRTPLYLAVAVNGIIRAVTRSVPSASKGAVFSVLVPEDALRRGRNEIECYLLLDSGRLLRVPRAR; the protein is encoded by the coding sequence TTGCGCAAGCTAAGTCTTAGACGTCCGGACGCCGCTCTTGTCGATCGCGATTTTTTAATCGACAGCCTGCATCTTTTCGGGCTGGTCAATTTTGCTTTGGCCCAGCCTCTGTACGATCTGTTGGCCCGCCATGCGATTTTTTTCGTGATGCGCGAGTCCTCCGGAGCGGATATCGTTGCGTTGACGCTGACGTTGAGCCTGCTCGTCCCGGCGCTTCTTGTTTGCTCCGAATGGATCGCCGGCCGCCGGGGCGAAAAACCGCGCCGGCGGGTGCATGGTTTTTGGGTGGCCTTGCTGGCGGCAGCCGTTTTTTTGCCGCCGGTTAAAAAAGTAGCCGCCGGTTTTCTTCCCGGCGCGGGCCTGATCTCGGCGGCCTGCGTTCTGGGAGCGTGGACGCTGATCTTGCTGCGGCGTTTCCGGCCGGCGCGGACGTTTTTAACCGCGCTTTCGCTGGCGGCTGCGGCGTTTCCTTGTTTATTTTTGGCCGCTCAGCCGATCAGGAATATGCTTGTTTCCGGCGTTGAGTCGGTATTTTATACGCACGTCGCCAAGCCGGCTCCCGTGGTTTTCGTGGTGTTCGATGAGTTCGACCGGTCGAGCCTCTTAAATGAGCGCCGCCGGATTGACGCCGTTCGTTATCCGCACTTTGCCGCGTTGGCCAAGGATTCGACTTGGTTTCGCGAGGCCACGGGCGTCTCCGACGGGACCTCATTGGCGTTGCCGGCCATCCTGACGGGGTCTTATCCGGGACTCGACGGCCATCTTCCGCTGACCTACTCTTATTACCCAAGGAATCTGTTCACTCTTTTGGGTAGAACTTATGAAATGAATGTTTTCGGTTCTGCGCGAAAAATGTGCCCCAGCCCCTTGTGCAAGGAAGAGGCCTTCATCGAAGACGCCGCGCAGCGGATGCGCGGCTTGATCCTTGATTGTTTCCTTGTTTACCTGCATATCGTGCTTCCGGAGGATATCGTTTTCATCCTGCCGTCGATTACGCAAAAATGGAAAAATTTCCGAGGGGACCAGTCGCAAGAACTTCATGACGGGCCGTTGGCGGTTTACGGCAAGTTTATGGATTCGCTCGCTCCCGCCGGAGGGCGCCCTGCTTTGTATTTTGCGCACATAACCCTGCCCCATGCGACCTGGCGTTTTTTTCCTTCCGGCAGAGCCTATGCGGCGCCGGATGAAATACCGGACGGTTTTGATTTACAGAACGGCCTATGCTCTCGGGATGATTGGCTGGTGACCCAGGCCCATCAGCGCTATTTGTTGCAGGTCGGCTTCGTGGATCATTTGTTGGGCGATCTGGTGGCCAAGCTTAAGGCTTTGGGCCTTTACGACCAATCGTTGATCATTGTCACCGCCGATCACGGCGTCAACATCCGGCCCGGGATGCACAATCGCAAGCTCTCGAAAGTCAATGCCGCGGAGCTTCTTTATGTGCCGTTGTTCGTCAAGGCTCCCAATCAGCGCGCCGCTTTAGTCAGCGACCGCAATGTCGAGACCATCGACATCATCGCGACCGTCGCAGAGCTTTTGGGGATCGCCATTCCTTGGCCCATGGACGGGCAGTCCGCGTTCGATACGAATCGGCCGGAGCGCCGGAAAAAAATTGCGGTCACGAGCGTCAAACCCAGGAAGATGATATTTCATGCGCCTTTACAGGACGCCGCCGAGGCGTTTAAGAGGCGGGCGGCTGTTTTTGGCTCCGGAACGCCATGGCGTGAAATTTTCAACATCGGTTCGCGCAAGGAGATCATCGAGCGCAGCGCCGAAGCGCTGGCTGACGGGGATAGTCCGGATTTAACCGTGGTTGTCGAGCGGGAAAACCGTTATGCGCGCGTCGATCCCGGGTCCGACGATGTCCCATGTTTGATCAGGGGACGATTGTCCGGCCCAAGAGCGCGACGGACGCCGCTTTATTTGGCCGTTGCCGTCAATGGGATTATCCGGGCGGTGACCAGGAGCGTTCCTTCGGCGTCGAAGGGAGCTGTTTTTTCCGTCCTGGTGCCGGAGGATGCGCTGCGCCGCGGCCGCAATGAGATCGAATGCTATTTGCTTTTGGATTCCGGCCGTTTGCTGCGGGTACCTAGGGCGCGCTGA
- a CDS encoding DUF350 domain-containing protein produces the protein MFLTRLTISLVEFVVQVILAVLSVYVSYTIFNRANTDFNQEEELKKGNIAVAVLLASIMVSSGMIIQKGLYPIMSLLKIYFTSPGRQTMAQWQLPLFALAHFVMVFTLTVLTISFALRLYGRLTVKIQEGKELERGNAAVGIVLAGVVFIVSLYVGEGIGNLTKTLIPQPSIGKIQILK, from the coding sequence ATGTTCTTGACGCGATTGACGATCAGCTTGGTGGAATTCGTGGTGCAGGTTATTTTGGCCGTATTGTCGGTTTATGTCAGCTACACAATCTTCAACCGGGCCAATACGGATTTTAATCAGGAGGAAGAGCTTAAAAAAGGCAATATCGCGGTTGCCGTCCTGCTCGCCTCGATTATGGTTTCATCCGGAATGATCATTCAAAAGGGCCTTTACCCGATCATGAGCCTGCTGAAAATTTATTTCACTTCCCCCGGGCGCCAAACCATGGCCCAATGGCAATTGCCGCTGTTCGCCCTGGCGCATTTCGTGATGGTTTTCACGCTGACCGTGTTGACCATCTCCTTCGCTCTGCGGCTTTACGGCCGGCTGACCGTCAAAATCCAGGAAGGCAAAGAGTTGGAGCGCGGCAACGCGGCCGTGGGAATCGTCCTAGCCGGCGTAGTATTCATCGTATCCTTATACGTGGGCGAAGGCATCGGCAATTTGACTAAAACCCTGATCCCCCAGCCCTCGATCGGCAAAATTCAAATCTTGAAGTAA
- a CDS encoding thioredoxin family protein, whose amino-acid sequence MNRGIFSFCAFLFLCLPTNASNESLWLTDWNQAVDIARAQNKHVLVDFYAPWCYSCYYMDKQVLANNGFAAATKDFVLLKVDVDQKEGAALKEKHRVSFLPTYLILTSDSRVAGRITGEQTEKDFLAQLSEIIKSSESDEEKAIKTLRARLAAAEYEAAEREIAGLEKTLNERLDQRLQWRILTDRLGLMAAARLGRPGGLEHLKRLLKTETSCDLAYDFYFGRKLLENEDPQTKRTVLKNAQQALERLVNRRFFAAAENRCADFRTGIETLADVYAQRGAKNKQAALLKRAVRQIQQDAPRVGADRNRDDNLRFFLELAGDDGKIRSFYAELIEAYPQDYVYPHRFSKYLVGSGQAQEALSWNERAAKLCYGANCLAVAGVKAKAMAALGRREEAVRLLQNAAQKNQRAFPKESAALAVVAKELSNK is encoded by the coding sequence ATGAATCGCGGCATCTTTTCCTTTTGCGCTTTTCTTTTCCTCTGCCTGCCTACGAACGCCTCCAATGAATCGCTCTGGCTGACCGATTGGAACCAGGCCGTGGACATTGCCCGCGCTCAAAATAAACATGTGCTGGTCGACTTTTACGCGCCTTGGTGCTACTCCTGCTACTACATGGACAAGCAGGTGCTGGCCAACAACGGCTTCGCCGCCGCGACGAAGGATTTCGTTCTGCTCAAGGTGGATGTCGATCAGAAAGAGGGCGCCGCTCTCAAAGAAAAACACCGCGTCAGCTTCCTGCCCACATACCTGATTTTGACTTCGGACAGCCGGGTTGCCGGAAGAATCACCGGAGAACAAACGGAAAAAGATTTTCTCGCGCAACTGAGCGAGATTATCAAATCATCCGAATCGGACGAAGAGAAGGCGATCAAAACGCTCCGAGCGCGTTTGGCGGCCGCGGAATATGAAGCAGCCGAGCGCGAGATCGCCGGTTTGGAAAAAACCCTCAACGAACGGCTCGATCAGCGGCTCCAATGGCGAATTTTGACGGATCGCCTCGGCCTGATGGCGGCCGCGCGCTTGGGGCGTCCCGGCGGGCTGGAGCATCTCAAACGCCTGCTTAAAACGGAAACATCGTGCGATCTAGCCTATGACTTTTATTTCGGCCGGAAACTTTTAGAGAACGAGGACCCGCAAACAAAACGAACCGTTCTCAAGAACGCGCAGCAAGCTCTCGAGCGCCTGGTCAATCGCCGCTTTTTCGCCGCCGCCGAAAATCGCTGCGCCGACTTTCGCACCGGGATCGAAACGCTGGCCGATGTTTACGCCCAACGCGGCGCAAAAAACAAACAAGCCGCCCTATTAAAGCGCGCCGTCCGCCAAATTCAACAAGACGCCCCTCGTGTCGGCGCGGACAGGAACCGCGACGACAATCTGCGATTTTTTCTGGAGCTCGCTGGAGATGACGGAAAAATCCGTTCCTTCTATGCTGAATTGATCGAAGCTTATCCCCAGGATTACGTTTACCCCCACCGTTTTTCAAAGTATCTGGTCGGCAGCGGCCAAGCGCAAGAAGCGCTCTCCTGGAATGAACGGGCGGCCAAGCTCTGTTACGGAGCCAATTGCCTGGCTGTCGCCGGCGTCAAAGCCAAGGCTATGGCTGCGCTGGGCCGGCGCGAGGAAGCCGTGCGGTTGCTTCAAAACGCCGCCCAAAAAAATCAACGGGCGTTTCCCAAAGAAAGCGCCGCATTGGCGGTCGTAGCCAAAGAATTGAGCAATAAATAA
- the rpmE gene encoding 50S ribosomal protein L31, with protein sequence MKEGVHPKYFLTKVDCACGNTFTTRSTRQELKLEICGACHPIFTGKQKFLDSAGRIDKFLKKFDQAKLHTEGVKKKKEAEKLAVKRAADRAAAAKKAALATQPTTRAPKKPKVLSSRPVAKKSS encoded by the coding sequence ATGAAAGAAGGAGTTCATCCGAAGTATTTTCTGACCAAGGTGGATTGCGCCTGCGGCAATACCTTCACGACCCGTTCCACCAGGCAGGAATTGAAGCTCGAAATTTGCGGCGCCTGCCATCCTATTTTCACCGGCAAACAGAAATTTCTCGATTCAGCCGGACGCATCGACAAGTTTTTGAAGAAATTCGATCAGGCCAAACTTCATACCGAAGGCGTCAAGAAAAAGAAAGAAGCCGAGAAGCTGGCCGTCAAACGCGCGGCTGATCGCGCCGCCGCCGCCAAGAAGGCCGCGTTAGCCACGCAGCCGACCACCAGGGCGCCCAAAAAGCCCAAGGTTCTTTCAAGCCGGCCGGTCGCCAAAAAGTCCTCTTAG
- the prfA gene encoding peptide chain release factor 1, whose amino-acid sequence MPIDAAPLKKELDEILSVLSRPQALSVPKMKELSVRRRQLEEVLSGLAEIERLDRELTHLKDAKGDADLAALAEEEMKALAARRIAVEARVLEAFAGSDPMDERNIFLEVRAGVGGEEAALFASDLLRVYQRYAETRGFRWELLDVNATGLKGIKEATAYVSGSRVYRQLKWESGVHRVQRVPKTEASGRIHTSTVTVAVLPEMQAQEVAIDAKDLKFDTFRAGGAGGQNVNKVETAVRITHLPTGTVVACQEERSQFQNREKAMKMLLAKLAQVEKERHANMVTETRRAQIKGAERSEKIRTYNFMQSRVTDHRVGLSLFNIDEIMDGGIGPFIEALQKDYVIQRIARPKSESA is encoded by the coding sequence TTGCCCATCGATGCCGCTCCTTTAAAGAAAGAACTAGATGAAATTCTTTCCGTTTTAAGCCGGCCTCAGGCTTTATCCGTGCCGAAGATGAAGGAGCTTTCCGTTCGCCGCCGGCAATTGGAGGAAGTGCTTTCGGGTTTGGCTGAGATCGAGCGGCTGGACCGGGAACTGACCCATCTCAAAGACGCCAAAGGCGATGCCGATTTGGCGGCCTTGGCGGAAGAGGAGATGAAGGCCTTGGCCGCGCGCCGGATCGCCGTCGAGGCGCGCGTTTTGGAAGCCTTTGCGGGCTCCGATCCTATGGATGAACGCAACATTTTCCTTGAAGTTCGGGCCGGGGTCGGGGGCGAGGAAGCGGCGCTGTTTGCGTCCGATTTATTGCGCGTTTATCAGCGCTATGCGGAGACACGCGGGTTTCGATGGGAGCTTCTCGACGTCAATGCCACAGGTTTAAAGGGTATCAAGGAAGCCACGGCTTATGTCTCCGGTTCTCGCGTTTACCGGCAGCTGAAATGGGAAAGCGGGGTCCATCGCGTCCAGCGCGTGCCTAAAACCGAGGCCAGCGGCCGCATCCATACCTCGACCGTCACAGTCGCGGTTCTGCCGGAAATGCAGGCTCAGGAAGTGGCCATCGACGCCAAGGATTTGAAATTCGACACGTTCAGGGCGGGCGGCGCCGGGGGCCAGAACGTCAACAAGGTGGAAACCGCGGTCAGGATTACGCATTTACCCACGGGCACGGTTGTGGCCTGCCAGGAGGAGCGGTCCCAGTTTCAGAACCGGGAAAAGGCCATGAAAATGCTTTTGGCCAAGCTGGCTCAAGTCGAGAAAGAAAGGCACGCGAATATGGTCACGGAAACCCGCCGCGCCCAGATCAAGGGTGCGGAGCGCTCGGAGAAAATCAGGACGTACAATTTCATGCAATCCCGGGTGACCGATCATCGCGTCGGGCTTTCTCTGTTTAATATCGATGAAATCATGGACGGGGGCATCGGCCCGTTTATCGAAGCCCTCCAAAAAGATTATGTCATCCAGCGCATTGCGCGTCCGAAATCAGAAAGCGCCTGA
- the prmC gene encoding peptide chain release factor N(5)-glutamine methyltransferase, which produces MSSSALRVRNQKAPETASSLLSAAERLLRSCRAPEPKATAEYLLAGVLGVERTELVLLGNVPAAAGRKYRRLAAAVGRRRLPLAYALGSQDFMGLDLRLRPGAVLIPRPETESLVELAVREIKLSWSAGAKLTIADIGTGSGNIALALRRFLGDAYSLEIWATDCSSAALSVARKNGRRLNDLGSIRWVKGPLFERLPSKIRFHAIVSNPPYIAEGDWARLSPEIKRWEPKSALAAGPDGLAVIRPLIHEAPRRLCPGGLLAFEFGRGQARTIESLLKQNGFHSLKLMKDYQGFFRVVLARAS; this is translated from the coding sequence ATGTCATCCAGCGCATTGCGCGTCCGAAATCAGAAAGCGCCTGAAACGGCATCGTCGCTCCTATCCGCGGCCGAACGCCTGCTGCGATCCTGCCGCGCGCCTGAACCCAAAGCAACCGCGGAATATTTATTGGCCGGCGTTTTGGGCGTTGAACGGACCGAACTGGTTTTATTGGGGAATGTCCCCGCCGCAGCCGGACGCAAGTACCGGCGTTTGGCCGCTGCCGTCGGGCGGCGGCGCCTGCCGTTGGCTTATGCTTTGGGGAGCCAGGATTTCATGGGTCTCGATTTAAGGTTGCGCCCGGGAGCGGTATTGATCCCCAGACCGGAAACCGAGTCTTTGGTCGAGCTGGCGGTCAGGGAAATCAAATTATCCTGGTCTGCGGGCGCAAAATTGACAATCGCGGATATCGGCACGGGCTCAGGCAATATTGCTTTGGCCCTGCGACGTTTTTTAGGCGATGCCTACTCTCTTGAAATCTGGGCCACTGATTGTTCCTCTGCGGCTTTAAGTGTGGCCAGGAAGAACGGGCGGCGTTTGAACGATCTAGGCTCCATCCGTTGGGTTAAAGGCCCGTTGTTTGAGCGATTGCCCTCGAAGATTCGTTTTCACGCGATCGTATCGAATCCTCCCTATATTGCCGAGGGCGATTGGGCGCGGCTATCTCCTGAAATCAAACGCTGGGAGCCTAAAAGCGCGTTGGCAGCCGGGCCGGACGGCTTAGCGGTGATCCGGCCGTTGATTCATGAGGCCCCCCGGCGTCTTTGCCCCGGCGGGTTATTGGCCTTTGAATTCGGGCGCGGCCAGGCACGCACCATCGAGTCTCTTCTTAAACAAAATGGTTTCCATTCGTTGAAACTGATGAAAGATTATCAGGGTTTCTTTAGAGTTGTTTTAGCAAGAGCGAGTTAA
- the murA gene encoding UDP-N-acetylglucosamine 1-carboxyvinyltransferase, with product MDAYKIDGGFALRGSVEISGSKNASLPCLFASLLTPEPVRIRRLPVLRDTNTALSLLKTLGKEAFKGGDVVCLEEKNFSRAVFREITAPYDLVKQMRASILSAGPMLARWGKARVSLPGGCAIGLRPIDIHLDGFKAMGAKISVHGGDLELTAPKTGLKAARYRLHFESVGATENLMMAAAFCPGVSVLERAAREPEITDLASMLQNMGAMIEGAGTSRIVIRGNKNLRGTDHAVIADRIETGTFVLFAASAPGSSLEITGCVPEHNRALLDACRKAGVSVETSVQAIRVSTPKGFRPRPLSIKTKVYPGFPTDIQPLWTAFMSRARGRTTVQESIFENRFLHVAELNRMGADIAVRGDRALIRGAGTLTGAKVMAGDLRAGAGLIAAALAAGGQSVISRIYHVDRGYENLEGKLSALGARIKRFVEVRYQRVA from the coding sequence ATGGATGCTTATAAAATCGACGGCGGTTTTGCTCTGCGCGGCTCGGTTGAAATCAGCGGTTCGAAAAACGCGTCCCTTCCCTGTTTGTTCGCTTCTTTGTTGACACCCGAACCCGTGCGCATCCGGCGCCTTCCCGTTCTCCGGGACACGAATACCGCGCTTTCGTTGTTGAAAACGTTGGGCAAAGAGGCGTTCAAGGGAGGCGACGTGGTTTGCCTTGAAGAAAAAAATTTTTCAAGGGCGGTGTTCAGGGAAATTACCGCTCCTTATGATTTGGTCAAGCAAATGCGCGCCAGCATTCTTTCAGCGGGCCCCATGCTGGCTAGATGGGGAAAGGCCAGAGTCTCGTTGCCCGGCGGCTGCGCTATCGGCCTGAGACCCATCGATATTCATCTCGACGGCTTCAAAGCCATGGGCGCCAAAATCAGCGTTCACGGCGGCGATCTGGAGCTGACCGCGCCCAAAACAGGCTTGAAGGCCGCGCGTTACCGTTTGCATTTTGAAAGCGTGGGCGCCACGGAAAATTTGATGATGGCCGCGGCGTTTTGCCCGGGGGTCAGCGTCCTCGAGCGCGCGGCCCGTGAGCCGGAAATCACGGACTTGGCCTCGATGCTTCAAAACATGGGCGCGATGATCGAAGGAGCGGGGACCTCGAGGATCGTTATCCGGGGGAATAAAAATTTGCGCGGAACCGATCATGCGGTGATCGCGGACCGCATTGAAACCGGGACGTTCGTTTTATTCGCCGCCTCGGCGCCCGGATCATCGTTAGAAATCACCGGCTGCGTGCCGGAGCATAACCGGGCGCTGCTGGACGCCTGCCGCAAGGCGGGCGTGAGCGTCGAAACTTCGGTCCAGGCGATCCGGGTATCGACGCCCAAAGGTTTCCGGCCACGGCCGTTGTCGATTAAAACCAAGGTTTATCCCGGCTTCCCGACGGATATTCAGCCGTTGTGGACGGCTTTCATGTCGCGCGCGCGCGGACGGACCACGGTTCAAGAGTCCATTTTTGAAAATCGTTTTCTTCATGTCGCGGAGTTAAACCGCATGGGCGCGGATATCGCCGTCAGGGGAGACCGGGCGCTGATTCGCGGCGCGGGAACGTTGACCGGGGCCAAGGTCATGGCCGGTGATTTAAGGGCCGGGGCCGGCTTAATCGCCGCGGCCTTGGCCGCCGGAGGCCAAAGCGTGATTTCCAGAATTTATCACGTCGACCGCGGCTATGAAAATCTGGAGGGAAAATTATCGGCTTTGGGCGCGCGGATCAAGCGATTTGTGGAAGTCCGTTATCAAAGAGTGGCTTAA
- a CDS encoding bifunctional folylpolyglutamate synthase/dihydrofolate synthase, which yields MDLFGEALRYLDRKQESKILLGLDRVRRFLAAIGNPQDGLRVIHVAGTNGKGSVCKMLFQVFVEGGFNAGHYSSPHLINVTERIETRNGPIPESDFAAIISRLRDIPGHDDLTYFELLTVAAFVYFRETGADPVILETGLGGRLDATNVIVRPLASVITAIGMDHVNFLGSTIEEIAREKAGIVKNDVPVFTGSLPPEAERVIREIAQAKSAALHQPDFSGLRSVYSWEEALQRVEYGGQKYSLRLLGAEQPANSALVAEIFKVLADRGFELSPVAIGRGLGRAELPGRWQLRRVDSKPWVLDVAHNEQAVSCFLKTWRRSPFFDVRPRRVVLGFMKDKDYPAMLRQLSPHFEEFYLGGLDSPRSCSPAALAGEPALGGTRVRVFESMGAALGEAIKPPSPAFTAVLGSFRAVAPFEHVLNLATISTYA from the coding sequence ATGGATTTATTCGGCGAGGCCCTGCGTTACCTTGATCGGAAACAGGAATCAAAAATTCTTCTCGGCTTGGACCGGGTCAGGCGGTTTCTGGCGGCCATCGGCAATCCTCAGGATGGTTTGCGCGTCATTCACGTCGCGGGAACCAACGGCAAGGGTTCCGTTTGCAAAATGCTTTTCCAGGTTTTTGTTGAGGGGGGATTCAACGCCGGGCATTACAGCTCTCCACACTTAATCAACGTTACGGAACGTATTGAAACCCGAAACGGGCCGATTCCTGAATCGGATTTCGCGGCTATCATCAGCCGGTTAAGGGACATCCCCGGCCATGATGATTTGACGTATTTCGAATTGCTGACGGTTGCGGCCTTTGTTTATTTTCGGGAAACCGGCGCCGATCCGGTCATTTTGGAAACGGGTTTGGGAGGACGCCTGGACGCCACCAATGTGATCGTGCGGCCCTTGGCGAGCGTCATTACCGCGATCGGCATGGATCACGTGAATTTTTTGGGCTCGACGATTGAAGAGATCGCCCGCGAGAAAGCAGGCATTGTCAAAAACGATGTTCCTGTTTTCACCGGATCGCTGCCGCCCGAAGCCGAGCGCGTGATCAGGGAAATCGCCCAAGCCAAATCCGCTGCCCTGCATCAGCCTGATTTTTCCGGTTTGCGTTCGGTTTATTCATGGGAGGAGGCTCTTCAACGCGTCGAATACGGCGGGCAAAAATATTCCTTGCGTTTATTGGGCGCCGAGCAGCCGGCGAATTCGGCTTTGGTGGCCGAGATTTTCAAGGTCTTGGCCGATCGAGGGTTCGAATTATCCCCGGTTGCGATTGGGCGGGGTTTAGGCAGGGCCGAACTACCGGGGCGATGGCAGTTGCGCCGCGTTGATAGCAAACCCTGGGTTTTGGACGTGGCGCATAATGAGCAGGCTGTTTCTTGCTTTCTAAAAACATGGCGGCGTTCGCCGTTTTTTGACGTCCGGCCCAGACGAGTTGTTTTGGGCTTCATGAAAGACAAGGATTATCCGGCCATGCTCAGGCAATTGTCCCCGCATTTCGAGGAATTTTATCTAGGCGGTCTTGACTCGCCGCGATCCTGCTCGCCCGCGGCATTGGCCGGGGAGCCGGCCTTGGGGGGGACCCGTGTCCGGGTTTTTGAATCCATGGGCGCCGCCCTCGGCGAAGCGATCAAGCCGCCGTCGCCGGCTTTCACCGCGGTTCTCGGCTCCTTTCGAGCCGTCGCCCCTTTTGAACATGTTTTAAATTTGGCTACAATTTCGACCTATGCCTAA
- a CDS encoding SDR family oxidoreductase, with the protein MPKELALVTGGAGFIGSHIAESLLERGYEVRILDDFSTGKKAHIHLFESKVDLHQGSITDESALKKALSGVRYVFHQAAIRSVPKSVDQPNLSNNVNVTGTLNVLRLAKEAGVKMVVYASSSSLYGDGLVFPQHEELMPKPISPYAVSKLAGELYARVFAKSFGLPTISLRYFNVYGPRQDPESIYSAVIPRFMELAKEGRALEIHWDGRQSRDFTYIGDVVQANLLALKAPVKAYGEAFNVASGKSYSLLDLIRIIEKIIGRKLEKQFQPRRHGDVRKTSASIAKARRLLKFKPQMAFEAGLLATWRYFETDGEQAPAGGQLSAIH; encoded by the coding sequence ATGCCTAAGGAATTGGCGCTGGTCACGGGAGGCGCGGGATTCATCGGTTCGCATATCGCGGAATCCTTGCTTGAGCGCGGCTATGAGGTGCGCATTCTGGATGATTTTTCCACCGGAAAAAAAGCGCACATCCATTTGTTCGAAAGCAAAGTCGATCTTCACCAAGGAAGCATTACCGACGAAAGCGCTTTAAAGAAGGCTTTATCCGGCGTGCGCTATGTGTTTCATCAGGCGGCCATCCGCTCCGTTCCCAAAAGCGTGGATCAACCCAATCTTTCCAATAACGTCAATGTCACGGGGACGCTTAATGTCTTGCGCTTGGCCAAGGAAGCCGGCGTCAAAATGGTGGTTTACGCTTCAAGCTCATCGCTCTATGGCGACGGGCTTGTATTCCCCCAGCACGAAGAATTGATGCCCAAACCCATTTCGCCTTATGCGGTCAGCAAATTAGCCGGAGAGCTTTACGCGCGGGTGTTCGCCAAATCCTTCGGCCTGCCGACGATTTCTTTGCGCTATTTCAATGTTTACGGACCGCGTCAGGATCCCGAATCCATTTATTCGGCCGTGATCCCCCGTTTTATGGAATTAGCCAAGGAAGGCCGGGCGCTTGAGATTCATTGGGACGGACGTCAGTCGCGGGATTTCACTTACATCGGCGACGTGGTCCAGGCCAATTTGCTGGCGCTTAAGGCCCCGGTAAAGGCCTACGGCGAGGCCTTCAACGTGGCCAGCGGCAAAAGTTATTCATTGCTTGATTTGATCCGGATCATCGAAAAGATCATCGGACGCAAACTCGAAAAACAATTTCAGCCTCGCCGCCACGGCGACGTGCGCAAAACCTCGGCGAGCATCGCCAAAGCCCGCCGCTTGCTTAAATTCAAACCGCAGATGGCGTTTGAAGCCGGATTGCTCGCAACCTGGCGTTATTTCGAAACGGACGGCGAACAAGCGCCGGCGGGCGGCCAACTCAGCGCGATTCATTAA